One genomic segment of Candidatus Methylomirabilota bacterium includes these proteins:
- a CDS encoding glycosyltransferase family 4 protein, which produces MTPEASPLRILHLVANRWWTGSADPVIRLIDGLARRGHTVRLGLIVGDRFEAKAREAGIEPEPGLSLDVKGAPWAWVTDARRVRGLVRREAIDIVHVHHSHDHWLGAASRGPAALVRTFHNQRAVRLGHVARALYRRADAVIVVSRQIEERARLAGIAPERIRRVSGVVDLARFMEDADPTAVRAELGIDGGPATSGPIIGSVARLAHNRGHELLIRGFQRLLGRYPSARLLLVGKGEARPRLEAMVHELGLGREIIFTGYRDGDLPAVLRALDTFVLVGAGSDESCRAALEAMAAGRPVVARRIGALPDTVAHGETGLLVDDERPEAVESALAALAADPARARRMGEAGRRRAQEEFSPARHAAQVEAVYREAVARRRRTG; this is translated from the coding sequence ATGACGCCCGAGGCCTCGCCGCTCCGCATCCTCCACCTGGTCGCCAATCGCTGGTGGACCGGCAGCGCCGACCCTGTCATCCGCCTCATCGACGGCCTCGCGCGGCGCGGCCACACCGTGCGGCTGGGGCTGATCGTGGGTGACCGCTTCGAGGCCAAGGCCCGCGAGGCCGGCATCGAGCCCGAGCCCGGGCTCTCGCTCGACGTGAAGGGAGCGCCGTGGGCGTGGGTCACCGACGCGCGGCGGGTGCGCGGGCTCGTGCGCCGCGAGGCCATCGACATCGTCCACGTGCACCACTCCCACGACCACTGGCTGGGCGCGGCGTCCCGGGGCCCCGCCGCGCTGGTTCGCACGTTCCACAATCAGCGCGCGGTGCGGCTCGGGCACGTGGCTCGCGCCCTCTACCGGCGCGCCGACGCGGTGATCGTGGTGAGCCGACAGATCGAGGAGCGCGCGCGCCTCGCCGGCATCGCGCCCGAGCGCATCCGCCGCGTCAGCGGAGTCGTGGACCTCGCGCGCTTCATGGAGGACGCCGATCCCACCGCGGTGCGGGCCGAGCTCGGGATCGACGGCGGCCCCGCCACGTCCGGTCCCATCATCGGCTCGGTCGCGCGCCTCGCCCACAACCGCGGCCACGAGCTCCTGATCCGGGGCTTTCAGCGCCTGCTCGGACGCTATCCGAGCGCGCGGCTGCTCCTCGTGGGCAAGGGGGAGGCGCGGCCGCGCCTGGAGGCGATGGTCCACGAGCTGGGGCTAGGACGGGAGATCATCTTCACGGGCTATCGCGACGGCGACCTGCCCGCGGTCCTGCGGGCCCTCGACACCTTCGTTTTGGTCGGCGCGGGCTCGGACGAGTCGTGCCGCGCCGCCCTCGAGGCGATGGCGGCGGGCCGCCCCGTGGTGGCCCGGCGCATCGGGGCGCTCCCCGACACCGTCGCGCACGGGGAGACGGGGCTGCTCGTGGACGACGAGCGGCCCGAAGCGGTGGAGTCCGCGCTCGCCGCCCTCGCCGCCGATCCCGCGCGGGCGCGGCGCATGGGTGAGGCGGGCCGGCGGCGCGCTCAGGAGGAGTTCAGCCCCGCGCGCCACGCTGCCCAGGTGGAGGCGGTGTATCGCGAAGCGGTCGCGCGCCGACGGAGGACCGGATGA
- a CDS encoding glycosyltransferase family 4 protein — protein sequence MRVLQIVSCRGWSSDAYWAARVSVELERAGHQVTFACRRGTESRVIDRARAAGVRRIELLELPGGVNPAADAADLRRLRRWLPDLDVVHAHRGKEHWLAALANRLSRTPRPIVRTRHIVQPVRSHPLNRWLYRRGTALVVTVTEAIRRQYLAAGLVDAERVVALPGGVDADAWRPGRSPRALRAALGVADGVPVIGLLGGFRAMKGHTVALEAVARLARAGRAFHVAMVGGGSMHLQIRALRTRLDLAHRVTIMDGLVDAPEMVAGFDAALYVPLESDGMSRVLFEYMAAGRPVVASRVGVVPEVLVDRESALLVPGGEVGALADAIDTLLADPALGARLGAAGRDLVDRRLSGARVAEALAARYAALATPTA from the coding sequence ATGAGGGTGCTCCAGATCGTCTCCTGCCGTGGCTGGTCGTCGGACGCCTACTGGGCCGCGCGCGTCAGCGTGGAGCTCGAGCGGGCCGGGCATCAGGTGACCTTCGCCTGTCGGCGGGGAACCGAGTCGCGCGTCATCGATCGCGCGCGCGCCGCCGGAGTCCGGCGCATCGAGCTGCTCGAGCTGCCGGGCGGGGTGAATCCCGCCGCCGACGCGGCGGATCTCCGCCGCCTCCGTCGGTGGCTGCCCGACCTCGACGTCGTCCACGCGCACCGGGGAAAGGAGCACTGGCTGGCCGCCCTCGCCAATCGCCTGTCCCGCACGCCACGGCCGATCGTGCGCACCCGCCACATCGTACAGCCAGTCCGATCGCATCCGCTGAATCGCTGGCTCTACCGCCGGGGCACTGCGCTCGTGGTCACGGTGACGGAGGCCATCCGCCGGCAGTACCTCGCCGCGGGCCTGGTGGACGCGGAGCGCGTCGTGGCCTTGCCGGGCGGCGTGGACGCCGACGCGTGGCGGCCGGGCCGGAGCCCGCGCGCACTGCGCGCCGCGCTGGGCGTCGCGGATGGCGTGCCGGTGATCGGCCTGCTCGGCGGCTTTCGCGCGATGAAGGGTCACACCGTCGCCCTCGAGGCGGTGGCGCGCCTGGCGCGGGCCGGCCGCGCGTTCCACGTCGCCATGGTGGGCGGCGGCTCCATGCACCTGCAGATCCGCGCGCTGCGCACCCGCCTCGATCTCGCCCATCGCGTCACCATCATGGATGGCCTGGTGGACGCCCCGGAGATGGTGGCGGGCTTCGACGCGGCCCTCTACGTGCCCCTCGAGTCGGACGGCATGTCGCGCGTGCTCTTCGAGTACATGGCGGCGGGGCGGCCGGTGGTGGCGAGCCGCGTGGGGGTGGTGCCGGAGGTGCTGGTCGACCGCGAGAGCGCGCTGCTCGTGCCCGGCGGAGAAGTCGGCGCGCTCGCCGACGCGATCGACACGCTACTCGCCGATCCCGCGCTGGGCGCCCGTCTCGGCGCCGCGGGACGCGATCTCGTGGATAGGCGGCTCTCGGGCGCGCGCGTCGCGGAGGCGCTGGCCGCGCGCTACGCGGCGCTGGCGACGCCGACCGCGTGA
- the lpxK gene encoding tetraacyldisaccharide 4'-kinase, translated as MGREQLARERSSSESVVRVRRDPEGWLRRAWEEETPRALAAALGALSVGYRAALMARGWLYDARLLKTGRLPCPVVSLGNVTVGGSGKTPLAELATLTLVALGAAPAVVSRGYGRVTRGVHVVADRGGIRLGARAAGDEPLLLAERLPGIPVIVGENRFEAGRLAVEAHGASVIVLDDGYQNRTIAKTLEILVVSARAPWGNGRLFPRGQLREPLSVLRRSHVVVVTNPADDEVVDAVTRTLRLHDSPAPVVTARYEPLEARRVGDGARLPLAELRGRRLLGFGGLASPRSFMDTLSTMGVLLTGFAEFGDHHWYTDADLAEVARRARLAGAEGLITTEKDAVRLREKALPGLPVWVLTVRMVLSSGQAAWVEALRQIAAPARG; from the coding sequence ATGGGCAGAGAGCAGCTGGCGCGCGAGCGCTCCAGCAGCGAGTCCGTCGTGCGGGTGCGCCGCGATCCCGAAGGCTGGCTGCGGCGGGCGTGGGAGGAGGAGACTCCCCGGGCACTGGCCGCCGCCCTCGGCGCGCTGTCCGTGGGGTATCGTGCGGCGCTGATGGCCCGCGGGTGGCTCTACGACGCCCGCCTGCTCAAGACGGGGCGGCTGCCCTGTCCGGTGGTGTCCCTCGGCAACGTCACTGTAGGCGGTAGCGGAAAAACGCCGCTCGCCGAGCTCGCCACGCTCACGCTGGTCGCCCTCGGCGCCGCGCCCGCGGTGGTGAGCCGCGGCTACGGCCGCGTCACCCGCGGGGTACACGTGGTCGCCGACCGCGGAGGCATCCGGCTCGGCGCGCGCGCCGCCGGCGACGAGCCGCTGCTGCTCGCCGAGCGCCTCCCGGGCATCCCCGTGATCGTGGGCGAGAACCGTTTCGAGGCGGGACGCCTCGCGGTGGAGGCCCACGGCGCCTCGGTCATCGTGCTCGACGACGGCTATCAGAACCGCACGATCGCCAAGACGCTCGAGATCCTCGTCGTCAGCGCCCGCGCGCCGTGGGGCAACGGGCGCCTCTTTCCGCGCGGTCAGCTCCGCGAGCCGCTCTCCGTGCTGCGACGGAGCCACGTGGTCGTCGTCACCAATCCTGCCGACGACGAGGTCGTGGACGCGGTCACCCGCACGCTGCGGCTCCACGACTCGCCCGCGCCGGTGGTCACCGCACGGTACGAGCCTCTCGAGGCGCGGCGGGTGGGGGATGGCGCGCGGCTGCCTCTCGCCGAGCTGCGCGGCCGGCGCCTGCTGGGCTTCGGCGGGCTGGCCTCGCCCCGCTCGTTCATGGACACCCTCTCGACGATGGGCGTGCTCCTCACAGGCTTCGCCGAGTTCGGGGATCACCACTGGTATACCGACGCGGATCTCGCAGAGGTGGCGCGGCGCGCGCGGCTGGCCGGTGCCGAGGGGCTGATCACGACGGAGAAGGATGCCGTGCGGCTCCGCGAGAAGGCGCTGCCCGGTCTTCCCGTGTGGGTGCTCACCGTGCGGATGGTCCTGTCGAGCGGCCAGGCCGCCTGGGTGGAGGCGCTGCGTCAGATCGCCGCGCCCGCGCGCGGGTGA
- a CDS encoding bifunctional ADP-heptose synthase, with product MMFPARATLDLVGQLRGRRILVVGDLIADEYLYGKPARISREAPVLILRFTDREIRLGGAANAAHNVQALGAHAAPVGVVGDDEGGAAIAALFERAGIGTEGLVRAPGRRTPVKTRIMAGGYESTRQQVVRLDREPDPGLPPDVEARLLERLAALSREADGFVCSDYGYGVVSPRVFEAVRARAGERGGPVSVDSRYDLLRFRGATAATPNEPEVEALTGIELVDERAIEKAGRQVLERLEAKLLLVTRGSRGMALLEREGPVTFIPIHGSDQIADVTGAGDTVISAFTTALAAGAPPGHAAWLANVAGGVVVMKRGTASATPADLAQALSSEPGSDGARSRP from the coding sequence ATGATGTTCCCCGCGCGCGCCACGCTCGATCTGGTGGGGCAGCTCCGCGGCCGCCGCATCCTCGTGGTGGGCGACCTCATCGCCGACGAATATCTCTACGGCAAGCCGGCGCGCATCTCGCGCGAGGCGCCCGTGCTCATCCTGCGGTTCACGGATCGGGAGATCCGGCTCGGCGGCGCCGCCAATGCCGCCCACAACGTGCAGGCCCTCGGGGCCCACGCGGCGCCAGTGGGCGTGGTGGGCGACGACGAGGGCGGCGCGGCCATCGCCGCGCTCTTCGAGCGCGCAGGCATCGGCACCGAGGGGCTCGTGCGCGCGCCGGGGCGCCGCACGCCGGTGAAGACGCGGATCATGGCCGGCGGCTACGAGTCCACGCGCCAGCAGGTAGTGCGGCTGGACCGCGAGCCCGATCCGGGGCTGCCCCCCGACGTGGAGGCGCGTCTACTCGAGCGCCTCGCCGCGCTGTCGCGCGAAGCCGATGGTTTTGTCTGCTCCGACTACGGCTACGGCGTGGTGTCGCCGCGTGTGTTCGAGGCGGTGCGCGCGCGCGCCGGGGAGCGCGGCGGCCCCGTGTCGGTGGACAGCCGCTACGATCTCCTCCGGTTCCGCGGCGCCACCGCGGCCACGCCCAACGAGCCCGAGGTGGAGGCGCTCACGGGGATCGAGCTCGTCGACGAGCGCGCGATCGAGAAGGCCGGCCGCCAGGTCCTCGAGCGACTCGAGGCGAAGCTCTTGCTCGTGACGCGCGGCAGCCGTGGCATGGCGCTCCTCGAGCGCGAGGGGCCGGTGACGTTCATCCCCATCCACGGCAGCGATCAGATCGCCGACGTGACGGGCGCGGGCGATACCGTGATCAGCGCGTTCACCACCGCGCTCGCCGCCGGCGCGCCCCCCGGGCACGCGGCCTGGCTCGCCAACGTGGCCGGCGGCGTGGTCGTGATGAAGCGCGGCACCGCCAGCGCCACGCCCGCCGACCTCGCCCAGGCGCTCTCGTCCGAGCCAGGGAGCGATGGCGCCCGTTCTCGACCCTGA
- a CDS encoding glycosyltransferase family 9 protein: protein MPATLVVRAPNWLGDTVMAQPALAGLREAMPEATITVIGRWASVLRGQGIADALLGYPASPGRRRFARALAGARPDLALVLPNSFEAARAARHWGARRRVGFDTDARGLYLTDRVPLPEPRRHQVDEYRLLLEALGVTTAAREPQLRVPDDAAAEAEVDALLDGGLPRGLAPIGLHLGAAAGPAKHWTPAGWAALADRLHALGLPVVLLGGPNDAAAAEAVLGLAATAPRSLVGRDRAALLPHLLPRLRGLVSADTGVAHLAAALGVVTVTLFGPTDPRLTAPRSARARVVAPGAPCAPCFLDVCPIDHVCMRAIDADAVATVTREAVV from the coding sequence GTGCCCGCGACGCTCGTGGTGCGCGCTCCCAACTGGCTGGGCGACACCGTGATGGCCCAGCCGGCTCTGGCGGGTCTGCGCGAGGCAATGCCCGAGGCGACGATCACCGTGATCGGCCGCTGGGCTTCCGTGCTGCGCGGGCAGGGCATCGCCGATGCGCTACTTGGCTACCCCGCGTCCCCGGGCCGGCGGCGCTTCGCCCGCGCCCTCGCGGGCGCGCGGCCCGACCTGGCGCTGGTCCTGCCCAACTCGTTCGAGGCGGCGCGCGCGGCGCGCCACTGGGGCGCGCGGCGGCGCGTGGGCTTCGACACCGACGCCCGTGGGCTCTACCTTACCGACCGGGTACCGCTGCCCGAGCCCCGCCGCCATCAGGTCGACGAGTACCGGCTCCTGCTCGAGGCCCTGGGCGTCACGACGGCCGCTCGCGAACCGCAGCTGCGCGTGCCCGACGATGCCGCCGCTGAGGCGGAGGTGGACGCGCTGCTGGACGGGGGCCTCCCGCGCGGTCTCGCGCCGATCGGGCTTCACCTCGGCGCCGCGGCCGGACCGGCCAAGCACTGGACACCGGCCGGCTGGGCGGCCCTCGCCGACCGGCTGCACGCGCTCGGCCTGCCCGTGGTGCTGCTGGGCGGCCCCAACGATGCTGCGGCCGCGGAGGCGGTGCTCGGGCTCGCCGCGACAGCGCCACGCTCGCTCGTCGGGCGCGATCGCGCCGCGCTGCTACCGCATCTGCTTCCCCGGCTTCGCGGGCTCGTCAGCGCGGACACGGGCGTCGCGCACCTCGCGGCGGCGCTCGGCGTGGTCACGGTGACGCTGTTCGGCCCCACCGATCCGCGGCTCACCGCCCCGCGCTCGGCGCGTGCCCGCGTCGTCGCGCCCGGCGCGCCGTGCGCGCCGTGCTTCCTCGACGTCTGCCCCATCGATCACGTCTGCATGCGGGCCATCGACGCGGACGCGGTGGCGACGGTAACGCGGGAGGCGGTGGTGTGA
- a CDS encoding glycosyltransferase family 4 protein, whose amino-acid sequence MKVSVLCFDVSDNAAGRAHLLAQLLAPIAEVEIVGPRHGAGVWPPVAADGVRYVSVPAGRIASFAGALPGLLRAADGDLLYASKPRLGSAGLGLLKRRLGGRPLLLDIDDWEVGFFLRGGVWGTVGRAVNWTNPRGLPWTWLMERAARTADAITVASRFLQERFGGTLIPHVRDTDAWRPGLDDPTKVRAQLDATGKRLVMFLGTAREHKGVDDLVTAVAALARPDLVLALVGTDPDGATGRRLRTRLPALRLIPAIAFSEVPRYLEAADVVAVPQRDGPDTRGQVPAKLFDAMALARPIVATRVSMIPEILDGGGCGVLVPPGDAAALGAAIERLASDPEKARELGARARARCVEHYSFASARRDLFPLVQGLLDRTGRG is encoded by the coding sequence GTGAAGGTCTCCGTCCTCTGCTTCGACGTCTCCGACAACGCCGCCGGCCGCGCCCATCTCCTCGCGCAGCTGCTCGCGCCCATCGCCGAGGTCGAGATCGTGGGTCCGCGCCACGGCGCCGGCGTATGGCCACCGGTCGCTGCCGATGGGGTCCGCTACGTGAGCGTGCCCGCGGGTCGGATCGCGAGCTTTGCGGGAGCCTTGCCGGGCCTGCTCCGCGCGGCGGACGGCGATCTCCTCTACGCCTCCAAGCCCCGACTCGGCTCCGCCGGCCTCGGGCTCCTCAAGCGGCGGCTCGGCGGCCGACCGCTGCTCCTCGACATCGACGACTGGGAAGTCGGCTTCTTTCTTCGGGGAGGCGTCTGGGGCACGGTCGGACGCGCGGTCAACTGGACCAATCCGCGCGGCCTCCCCTGGACCTGGCTGATGGAGCGAGCCGCGCGCACGGCCGATGCGATCACGGTGGCGTCGCGCTTCCTCCAGGAGCGCTTCGGCGGCACGCTGATCCCGCACGTGCGGGACACCGACGCCTGGCGGCCCGGCCTGGACGATCCGACCAAGGTACGGGCGCAGCTGGACGCCACGGGGAAGCGGCTCGTCATGTTCCTTGGCACCGCGCGCGAGCACAAGGGCGTGGACGATCTCGTCACGGCGGTGGCGGCGCTCGCGCGGCCGGATCTCGTCCTGGCGCTCGTGGGCACCGACCCCGACGGCGCCACCGGGCGGCGGCTCCGGACTCGGCTGCCCGCACTCCGCCTGATTCCCGCCATCGCATTCTCCGAGGTGCCGCGCTATCTCGAGGCGGCCGACGTCGTGGCCGTCCCCCAGCGTGACGGTCCCGACACGCGCGGGCAGGTGCCCGCCAAGCTCTTCGATGCAATGGCGCTGGCGCGCCCCATCGTGGCCACGCGCGTGTCCATGATTCCCGAGATCCTCGACGGAGGCGGCTGCGGCGTGCTGGTCCCACCCGGCGACGCCGCCGCCCTGGGCGCCGCCATCGAGCGTCTCGCGAGCGATCCCGAGAAGGCGCGCGAGCTCGGGGCGCGCGCGCGAGCGCGCTGCGTCGAGCACTACAGCTTCGCCAGCGCACGCCGCGACCTGTTCCCGCTGGTGCAGGGGCTGCTCGACCGGACGGGCCGGGGGTGA
- a CDS encoding HAD family hydrolase — protein MAGRPAVFIDRDGCLTGEVGYVNHVSRIRLLPRTGEAVRCLNQAGVPAVMVTNQAGIARGYFSEDVLHAVNAEMVRQLAAQGARLDALYVCTHHPHEGQPPYRAVCDCRKPRPGLLQRAARELALDLAASVMVGDRISDVAVGQAVGAAGVLVLTGYGRGEWEHQRHEWTVKPDHVAEDLLDAVAWVLAERRR, from the coding sequence ATGGCTGGACGCCCCGCGGTGTTCATCGACCGGGATGGTTGCCTCACCGGCGAGGTGGGGTATGTGAATCATGTCAGCCGGATCCGCCTCCTGCCCCGCACCGGGGAGGCCGTGCGCTGCTTGAATCAGGCCGGTGTTCCCGCGGTGATGGTCACCAATCAGGCCGGGATCGCGCGGGGCTATTTCTCCGAGGATGTACTCCACGCCGTGAATGCCGAGATGGTCCGGCAGCTGGCCGCGCAGGGGGCGCGGCTCGATGCTCTCTACGTCTGTACGCATCATCCTCACGAGGGCCAGCCGCCGTATCGCGCGGTGTGCGACTGCCGCAAGCCCCGGCCCGGGCTGCTCCAGCGCGCCGCGCGCGAGCTCGCTCTGGACCTCGCCGCCTCGGTGATGGTCGGGGACCGCATCTCCGACGTGGCGGTCGGGCAGGCGGTGGGGGCGGCGGGGGTGCTCGTGCTCACGGGCTACGGGCGCGGCGAGTGGGAGCATCAGCGGCATGAGTGGACCGTGAAGCCCGACCACGTGGCCGAGGATCTGCTGGACGCGGTGGCGTGGGTGCTGGCGGAGCGGCGGCGATGA
- a CDS encoding glycosyltransferase family 4 protein: MKLALVCRPFTFHGGVETATAGLVGELARRGHAVTLLTTRAQRPVAGIRVRRLPVLWQPSLLRLVSFGLAARAAARAGGYDVVQTHERMRGADVYRAGEGTHRGYLEAMGREAQRSPYHRYVIRLETRMFRLDGIGRIVAISARGKAEIERLYATPPDRVTLVYNGVDLARFDPPARVHDRPAARAELGVEEGAWCVLFVGSGFERKGLGPLVEALALRRDPAARLVVAGKGDRAAYEALASRRSVGPQVIWVGTRHDVERLYAAADVVALPARYEPFGNVHLEALASGRPMLTSVHAGGAELIQPGVNGWVVPEVTADAIAEGLERLRRTDPLALGRAARATAEPYTYAAQAAAFEDLYRKIVN; encoded by the coding sequence GTGAAGCTCGCCCTCGTCTGCCGGCCGTTCACCTTCCACGGCGGCGTGGAGACGGCGACCGCCGGGCTCGTAGGCGAGCTCGCGCGCCGCGGCCACGCCGTGACTCTTCTCACGACGCGAGCGCAGCGCCCGGTCGCGGGCATCCGGGTGCGCCGGCTACCGGTGCTGTGGCAGCCCTCGCTGCTCCGGCTCGTGTCTTTCGGGCTCGCGGCACGCGCGGCCGCGCGCGCGGGCGGCTACGACGTCGTGCAGACTCATGAGCGCATGAGGGGGGCGGACGTGTACCGCGCGGGCGAGGGGACGCACCGAGGCTACCTGGAGGCCATGGGCCGAGAGGCTCAACGAAGTCCCTACCATCGATATGTTATCAGGCTGGAAACACGGATGTTTCGGCTTGATGGTATCGGCCGGATCGTCGCGATCTCCGCCCGCGGCAAGGCCGAGATCGAACGGCTCTACGCGACGCCGCCGGACCGCGTGACCCTCGTGTATAACGGGGTCGACCTGGCGCGCTTCGATCCGCCGGCGCGCGTCCACGATCGTCCTGCCGCACGCGCGGAGCTGGGCGTCGAGGAAGGGGCCTGGTGCGTGCTGTTCGTCGGGTCGGGCTTCGAGCGCAAGGGGCTGGGTCCGCTCGTGGAGGCGCTGGCGCTGCGTCGTGACCCCGCCGCGCGCCTCGTCGTGGCGGGCAAGGGCGACCGCGCGGCCTATGAGGCGCTGGCGTCGCGCCGGAGCGTGGGCCCGCAGGTCATCTGGGTGGGGACGCGGCACGACGTCGAGCGGCTCTACGCAGCGGCGGACGTGGTGGCGCTGCCCGCCCGCTATGAGCCATTCGGGAACGTGCACCTCGAGGCGCTGGCCTCCGGCCGGCCGATGCTGACGAGCGTGCACGCGGGGGGCGCCGAGCTGATCCAGCCCGGCGTGAACGGCTGGGTGGTCCCCGAGGTGACGGCAGACGCCATCGCCGAGGGGCTGGAGCGCCTGCGCAGGACCGACCCACTCGCCCTCGGCCGGGCCGCGCGGGCCACCGCCGAGCCGTACACCTACGCGGCCCAGGCCGCCGCATTCGAAGATCTCTACCGGAAGATCGTGAACTGA
- a CDS encoding 3-deoxy-D-manno-octulosonic acid transferase yields the protein MIRGLYTLVLTTALAVYAPVVAVRRLFRRGHPVHLRQRLGHLGAELPAEPRCWIHAVSVGEVIAAMPLIEGIRRQWPAVNIVLTTVTPTGARVVADRLNGAVTHRYFPLDLPGPVERALAAIRPHFFIGMETELWPNFLDALARRRIPSMIANGRLSDRSFRRYRWVRFLTRPMLESITVLGMQSQEDARRAIALGAPPERVVVTGSLKTDAVVDGPGARELWERLLGLGPRERIWVAGSTHRGEDEVMAEVFTRLRADYRDLVLLLAPRHPERVSEVERMLQERGLATVRRSRLPTARAAAPVIILDTVGELAPLYHLAEAVFVGGSLVPTGGHNMLEPALRSKPVLFGPYTSNFRESAEMLLEAGGARRVTDAAGLESALRELLEKPDVARAMGEAGQQAVVRRQGGVQATLELVSRYLGGGEAMSRNG from the coding sequence ATGATCCGCGGCCTCTACACCCTCGTGCTCACGACCGCGCTGGCGGTCTACGCGCCCGTGGTCGCGGTCCGGCGCCTGTTCCGCCGCGGCCACCCCGTGCACCTGCGGCAGCGTCTGGGCCACCTCGGTGCCGAGCTTCCCGCCGAGCCGCGCTGCTGGATTCATGCGGTGTCGGTGGGCGAGGTCATCGCGGCCATGCCGCTCATCGAGGGCATCCGCCGGCAGTGGCCCGCGGTGAACATCGTGCTGACCACGGTGACGCCGACGGGCGCCCGTGTCGTCGCCGATCGGCTGAATGGCGCGGTGACCCACCGCTACTTCCCGCTCGACCTGCCCGGGCCCGTCGAGCGCGCGCTCGCGGCGATCCGCCCGCACTTCTTCATCGGGATGGAGACCGAGCTCTGGCCGAACTTCCTCGACGCCCTCGCGCGCCGGCGCATCCCAAGCATGATCGCCAACGGGCGCCTGTCCGACCGCTCGTTTCGACGCTACCGCTGGGTGCGGTTCCTGACGCGCCCGATGCTCGAGTCCATCACCGTGCTGGGCATGCAATCGCAGGAGGATGCCCGCCGCGCCATCGCGCTGGGCGCCCCGCCCGAGCGGGTCGTGGTGACGGGCAGCCTCAAGACCGATGCGGTGGTGGACGGCCCGGGCGCGCGCGAGCTATGGGAGCGGCTGCTCGGGCTCGGGCCCCGCGAGCGCATCTGGGTAGCGGGCAGCACCCATCGGGGCGAGGACGAGGTGATGGCGGAGGTGTTCACCCGCCTGCGGGCCGACTACCGTGACCTCGTGTTGCTGCTGGCGCCCCGCCACCCCGAGCGCGTCTCCGAGGTGGAGCGCATGCTCCAGGAGCGCGGCCTCGCCACGGTGCGACGGAGCCGCTTGCCCACGGCCCGGGCCGCCGCGCCCGTGATCATCCTCGACACCGTGGGCGAGCTGGCCCCCCTCTATCACCTCGCGGAGGCGGTCTTCGTGGGTGGCAGCCTGGTCCCCACGGGGGGGCATAATATGCTCGAGCCCGCGCTCCGGTCCAAGCCCGTGCTGTTCGGCCCCTACACGAGCAACTTCCGCGAGAGCGCGGAGATGCTGCTCGAGGCCGGGGGCGCCCGCCGGGTGACCGACGCGGCCGGGCTCGAATCGGCCCTGCGCGAGCTGCTGGAGAAGCCCGATGTCGCGAGGGCCATGGGCGAGGCGGGCCAGCAGGCGGTGGTGCGGCGCCAAGGCGGGGTGCAGGCGACGCTCGAGCTGGTGTCGCGATACCTGGGGGGCGGGGAGGCCATGTCGAGGAATGGGTAG
- a CDS encoding glycosyltransferase, with amino-acid sequence MKIVLHTEASPGLGGQEIRTLDESRWITERGWRVLLAGQPGSRFVEHARVRGIPAVAVRMRGPFDLGAARTLARLIRSERVSLVHTHSSIDAWVAGMAARWAGVPVVRTRHVSIAIRRGLNPVYRWLADRVITSGEEIRQLVIAAGARPERVIAIPAGVDLDAFAVPHDSAAVLESVGLTRAAGGPDGPIVGSVAMFRGSKGHDHLLDAFARVHARRADARLLLVGDGGRRAWAEGIARARGIAAAVRFAGFRTDVPALLGIMDCFALASTRTEGVPGSLLQAAAAGIPLVASRIGGIPEFVEDGVTGLLVPPEDPAALAAGIERVLADPAAAAARARAARKRCEEGFSRETSIGRLLALYDELLAPRR; translated from the coding sequence GTGAAGATCGTCCTCCACACCGAGGCCTCGCCGGGGCTCGGCGGGCAGGAGATCCGCACCCTCGACGAGTCGCGCTGGATCACCGAGCGCGGCTGGCGCGTCCTGCTCGCCGGCCAGCCGGGCAGCCGTTTCGTCGAGCACGCCCGCGTGCGCGGCATCCCCGCAGTCGCGGTGCGGATGCGCGGCCCCTTCGACCTCGGCGCGGCGCGCACGCTCGCGCGCCTGATCCGGAGCGAGCGGGTGAGCCTCGTACATACGCACAGCTCGATCGACGCGTGGGTGGCCGGTATGGCCGCGCGGTGGGCGGGCGTGCCCGTCGTGCGCACGCGCCACGTCTCCATCGCCATCCGGCGTGGGCTCAACCCCGTGTACCGGTGGCTCGCCGACCGCGTGATCACCAGCGGCGAGGAGATCCGGCAGCTCGTGATCGCGGCGGGCGCGCGACCCGAGCGGGTGATCGCCATCCCCGCCGGCGTGGACCTCGACGCGTTCGCGGTGCCCCACGACAGCGCGGCCGTGCTCGAGTCCGTGGGCCTGACCCGCGCGGCGGGGGGGCCCGACGGCCCCATCGTCGGATCGGTCGCGATGTTCCGCGGCTCCAAGGGCCACGATCACCTGCTCGACGCGTTCGCACGCGTGCACGCGCGGCGCGCCGACGCGCGGCTGCTCCTCGTGGGCGACGGCGGACGGCGGGCCTGGGCGGAAGGCATCGCCCGCGCTCGCGGGATCGCGGCCGCGGTGCGCTTCGCGGGCTTCCGCACCGACGTGCCGGCGCTGCTCGGCATCATGGACTGCTTCGCGCTCGCCTCCACCCGCACCGAAGGGGTGCCGGGTTCGCTGCTGCAGGCGGCGGCCGCGGGGATCCCGCTGGTGGCGAGCCGCATCGGCGGCATTCCCGAGTTCGTGGAGGACGGGGTCACGGGCCTCCTCGTGCCGCCCGAGGATCCGGCCGCCCTCGCCGCCGGCATCGAGCGCGTGCTCGCGGATCCGGCAGCCGCCGCGGCGCGCGCGCGGGCTGCGCGCAAGCGCTGCGAGGAGGGGTTCTCCCGCGAAACCTCGATCGGGCGCCTGCTCGCCCTCTACGACGAGCTGCTCGCCCCGCGGCGATGA